In the Chryseobacterium scophthalmum genome, one interval contains:
- a CDS encoding FEKKY domain-containing protein: MNKISQKSEKNLTLSNFKHQKGKYNTMKIFKTVSLIIFTATSMSISAQQYEPVILETKKGNENHNTSNKDEKVKYFMQFGIMSRNHDSFKEKYGVHVVYENCVITPFMSEKAKKNNQEVAQYLNKKYGESWKKDLEIIPYGL; encoded by the coding sequence ATGAATAAAATTTCACAGAAATCAGAAAAAAATTTAACCTTAAGCAATTTTAAACATCAAAAAGGGAAATACAACACCATGAAAATCTTCAAAACTGTTTCTCTGATTATTTTTACAGCGACTTCAATGTCAATTTCTGCACAACAATATGAGCCCGTAATTTTAGAAACTAAAAAGGGAAATGAAAATCACAATACTTCCAATAAAGATGAAAAAGTAAAGTACTTTATGCAGTTCGGAATCATGTCACGAAACCATGATAGCTTCAAAGAAAAATACGGAGTACACGTAGTGTATGAAAACTGCGTTATCACTCCATTCATGTCTGAAAAAGCAAAAAAGAACAATCAGGAAGTTGCACAATATTTAAACAAGAAATATGGTGAAAGCTGGAAAAAAGATTTAGAAATAATTCCTTACGGTTTATAA